Below is a window of Enterobacter kobei DNA.
CCGCCTGTCTTGAGGAAGCCGAGGGCAATCTTGCCGCGCTTCGTCATGCGGTTGAGAAAGCGCAACTGGCGCAGGTAGGCTGGCTGGCGGAACATCTCAGCGCGCAGATCGCCGCATTGATGCGTGAAACCGCCACCTGGTCGCTCAGGCAGTGGGATCATGCCTCGCCGGGCATCGCAAAGTGGCAGCGCCGCCGTTTGCAGCATCAGGAGTTTGAGCGCCGCCTGATCGAAATGAAACAGACGCGGGAAGCACGGTACCGCGAGACCGCCGACCCGGAAGCGCAGCAGACGCTGCAACGAGAAATAACCGCGCTGGAAGGCCGGCTGTCCCGCTGCCAGACGGCATTACATCGAATTGAATCCGTGCTGGCACGGATGACCCGCTAAGGAAGAGCCCATGTCATTAGAGAACGCCCCGGACGACGTCAAACTGGCAGTTGATTTAATTATGCTGCTGGAAGAACACGCGATCCCGCCGGATACAGTGCTGAAAGCGCTGGAGATCGTGCGGCGGGATTTTGAGAAGAAAGTGGCGGCTAACGTAGCCGCGAACTGACCCTCTCCGGGGAGGAAAGGGTCAGTGCGATGGGATCACATCAGGCAATGCCTGGCGCGGCATTATCCCCGTTCAGATCACGCTTAACTTCCAGGCATTCGTCGCCTTTCGCATTGCGCAAATGCACTTCCAGCTGGTTAAAGGCGATGTCGATACCGTTTTCACGGCACAGACGGTCGATGGTACGGTTCAGTTCATCGACGGTGTAGCTGCGGTCACGCAGTTCGCGCACGTAAAGGCGCAGTTCGTGATCCAGCGTGCTCGGTCCAAAGGTGGTGAAGAATACCGCCGGTTCCGGATCGTGCATCACTTTCGGATGGTCCATCGCCGCTTTCAGCAGCACCTCTTTCACCTTATCCAGATCCGAGCCGTAGGCGACGCCGAGGCGCACCACTACACGGGTGATGGTATCGGACAGTGACCAGTTGATCAGCCGCTCGGTTACAAAGGCTTTGTTCGGAATGATCACTTCTTTACGGTCAAAATCGGTAATGGTGGTGGCACGAATACGGATCTTGCTGACCGTGCCGGAGAAGGCGCCGATGGTGACGGTATCGCCGATACGCACCGGGCGTTCGAACAGAATAATCAGACCCGAAACGAAGTTACCGAAGATCTCCTGCAAACCGAAACCCAGACCTACAGATAATGCGGCGGCAAGCCATTGCAGTTTATCCCACGACACGCCCAGCGAGCCGAAGACCGTCATTGCGCCGGCGGCTATGATCACATAATTGAGGATCTGCGTGATGGCATAGGATGCGCCCTGGCGCATTTTCAGTCGGGAGAGCACCAGCACTTCCAGCAGACCCGGCAGGTTGCGGATCAGCGCCCAGGCCACCACCAGCGCAATCACCGCAAACAGCAGACTGCCCATGGTGACGTTTTTCACCACGTTAACGCCCGCTTCGCTGCCGTTGTAATGCCACAGCGTGATGCTGTCGAGATAGGCGAAAACGGTGATTAAATCTGACCAGATCGCCCAGAAGACCACGCCGAACAGCGCGATCATTACCAGCATGGTGATGCGCAGGGTTTGCTGGTTGATCTGCTCCAGCGCCATGGTCGGCTCTTCCTGCGGCTCGGCCCCTTCTGCGCCCTCTTTCACCAGATTCTGTCGACGCGCCAGCGCGCGACGATAGGCGATACGCCGTGCCGCCACGCTTAAGCCACGCAGGACGGTCTGGTAAAGGAGGTTCCAGATAATCACCAGATAAACGGTTTCGATCCAGCGCCCGGACAGACGCAGCGTGGTATAGAAGTAGCCGGTTGCCGTCAGCACCATCAGCGCCACCGGCACAATCGACAGTACGGTGATAGTGATCAGACGAATGCTGTGGGACTCTTTGTCATGCCAGCTTTCACGGAACATCGGCCAGATCAGCGCGGTGATCACCAGCAGGTTGAGTAAAATGACCACCTGACCAATGACATCATCCATCAGATGCAGCGGCGACAGTTCCGATACCACAGACCAGAAATGCAGCGGCAGCAGGGCCAGACTTAAACGCACAATCTGCCGACGCCAGTGGCTGGTAAGCGCCGCCGGCATATTGAAATGCATGACCGCTACGCCGTCTTTTTCCAGCACTTTCCAGCACAGGCCGAATACCAGCCAGTAAAGCGCCAGTTTTTTACTGAACGCCCACAGCAATTCGCTGACATTAAGCTGCATGGTGAGCAGGATCAGACCGGTGGCGAGGATCAGCAGGCACACCGGCAGCGCACGGATCAAATCGATAAGAATGGCTTTCGGGGTGTGCAGTTGACTGTCATTACGCAACTGCCCCACTTCATCCGCCAGCCTCGCCTGATACTGCTTCAGCCAGCGCAGACGCCAGCGGATCACGCCGGCGATCAGCAATAGCGGCAAACCGGCAAGCAGAGCGATGGCAACGGCGGGCCAGGCTTTTTCCCAGTTAACGGTGATTTTTGTCGATTTGATCTGATCTTTCAGCGCTTGCGGGAAGGCTTTCAGCCACTCCCAGTCCATAGGTTTGTTGCTGTTGATCCAGAAGATTTGCTGGGTGAGGATTTCCTGTAAGCTTTTGGAAACGCTCATCAACTGCTGCTGATTCACCTGGAGGTTAATCGCCATCATCAGCTGATTTCCCAGCTGTTT
It encodes the following:
- the mscK gene encoding mechanosensitive channel MscK is translated as MLHTIRPQNPISAFAFALCLFVASFCTTVNAAQTASDLPTRAETQSQLDALNKQKTHSPQDKLVIEDLTETLDTLDKIERIKQETALLKQKVAQAPEKLREATEGLNALNDKDNDDETRKTLAALSLRQLESRVAQVLDDLQAAQNDLSTYNSQLVSLQTQPERVQNAMYAASQQLQQIRNRLNGTMTGEGALRPTQQTLLMAQQALLNAQIEQQRKSLEGNTTLQDTLQKQRDYVTANSNLLEHQLQLLQDAVNNKRLTLTEKTAQEAVNPDETTRIQANPLVKQELDVNHQLSQRLINATESGNALVQQNIKVKNWLDRALQSERNVKEQIAVLKGSLLLSRILYQQQQTLPSADELEDMTNRIADLRLEQFEINQQRDALFQNEAFVTKLEEGHKSEVNDEVHDALLQVVDMRRELLDQLNKQLGNQLMMAINLQVNQQQLMSVSKSLQEILTQQIFWINSNKPMDWEWLKAFPQALKDQIKSTKITVNWEKAWPAVAIALLAGLPLLLIAGVIRWRLRWLKQYQARLADEVGQLRNDSQLHTPKAILIDLIRALPVCLLILATGLILLTMQLNVSELLWAFSKKLALYWLVFGLCWKVLEKDGVAVMHFNMPAALTSHWRRQIVRLSLALLPLHFWSVVSELSPLHLMDDVIGQVVILLNLLVITALIWPMFRESWHDKESHSIRLITITVLSIVPVALMVLTATGYFYTTLRLSGRWIETVYLVIIWNLLYQTVLRGLSVAARRIAYRRALARRQNLVKEGAEGAEPQEEPTMALEQINQQTLRITMLVMIALFGVVFWAIWSDLITVFAYLDSITLWHYNGSEAGVNVVKNVTMGSLLFAVIALVVAWALIRNLPGLLEVLVLSRLKMRQGASYAITQILNYVIIAAGAMTVFGSLGVSWDKLQWLAAALSVGLGFGLQEIFGNFVSGLIILFERPVRIGDTVTIGAFSGTVSKIRIRATTITDFDRKEVIIPNKAFVTERLINWSLSDTITRVVVRLGVAYGSDLDKVKEVLLKAAMDHPKVMHDPEPAVFFTTFGPSTLDHELRLYVRELRDRSYTVDELNRTIDRLCRENGIDIAFNQLEVHLRNAKGDECLEVKRDLNGDNAAPGIA
- the priC gene encoding primosomal replication protein N''; the encoded protein is MKTVRLLQTLADQLAALRAEVAPLASHATVSARFDRQLFRTRSTRMSACLEEAEGNLAALRHAVEKAQLAQVGWLAEHLSAQIAALMRETATWSLRQWDHASPGIAKWQRRRLQHQEFERRLIEMKQTREARYRETADPEAQQTLQREITALEGRLSRCQTALHRIESVLARMTR
- the rsmS gene encoding pleiotropic regulatory protein RsmS encodes the protein MSLENAPDDVKLAVDLIMLLEEHAIPPDTVLKALEIVRRDFEKKVAANVAAN